The DNA segment CACTCCGCCGAGAAATAAAATCGTCACAATTAATGACGGATAGCCTGCAACCGGATTACCATACAAAATAGTATTTATAATAATATAAACTCCGTAACAAAATGCCGCAAATGCTACAGCTACGCCAACATAACTAGCTACCTTAAGCGGAACCTCTGTAAACGAAGTAATCCCTTCCAACGCGAAATTCCATAGCTTCCAATAATTCCATTTTGTTTCGCCGGCATAGCGCGGATCACGCCGATACTCTACCGCAACAGAGGGATAACCGATCCAAGCGTACAAGCCTTTCATGAAACGATTCCGCTCAGGCAATTGTTTCAACGAATCCACCGCGCGCCGGCTCAATAACCGAAAATCTCCGGTATCGGCAGGAATATCGATATTAGTCATTCTTCGAATAAACCGGTAAAACAGATACGAAGTCGTTTTCTTGATTACCGACTCGCCGTCTCGGCTAATTCTCCGTGCATAAACATTATCGAAGCCACTATTCCATTGCTTCAACAATTCCGGGATTAACTCAGGCGGATCCTGTAAATCTGCATCGATAATAATCACTGCATCACCCCGCGAGAAATCAATCCCGGCCGAAACAGCAATTTCTTTGCCGAAGTTTCGGCTCAAATCGATAACAACAACCCGCGGATCCGATTCCGACAATCTCTCTAATAACTGCAGAGTGCCATCTCGGCTACCGTCATTGACAAAAATCAACTCGTAGTCCGGAGCGGCGGTTTGTAACACAACCGTCACACGAGCATAAAACTGATCTAGCACTTCCTGCTCGTTATATGCCGGAACAATTATCGATAACATGATGCCACCATTCAATATTTGTTATATTTTATAGCGACTATTTTAACAGCATAGCCGCAAATGTATTTTCGACCCTTATAAAATAAAAACTGCCGCTTCGTATTCCCGCCAGAGCCGAAACAACACACCGATCAGTGGTCAAGTATAGGCAATTTCACTAACATCGCCAGTTTCCGGCAGCACCTCCTGGCGCCGCCTTACCAGCCTAAAATTATTGATATACAATACGATTACCTTGAGAGTCACAGGAAAAACCATGAAAAACGGTCTGACGGCTAGTTTGCATATTCGCCCCAATCTACGGGACTTTTTCTACATATACCTGCCGTTGCTGCTATTAAGCACAATTATCGTATTGAATCTGACAGCATTTATCGATTCGATAAGATTCTACCCGAGTAACGACAGCTACTACGAAGAAGCTCAAAATTTCATCAAGGGACACGGCTTAACCAGAACGCCTTGGGCGGTGAACAACTACACTGTGGATTACGAACCAACCATATATCAACCGCCAGGCTACGGAATACTAATTTATTTGGTTACACAATTCGGTCTGCCACCCACCGCGGCCGACCTGTGGATTTCTCGGATTTGCTGGATATTAACGCCCTCTGCCCTTGTCTTTCTTCTACGGCCGCTAATCGGTCTGACGTTTTCGATTCTATCCGCAGCAATAATCGCAAGCGCACCCAGCTTTTATTTATTCAGCCCAGGCCCATTTACTGAGCCCGTTTATAGCTTGCTGATATTAATTTCCCTGGGCGTAACAACCAGAAGCCTACAGTATGAGGATAAGCATAAAAATTTAAAACTTTTTGTTTTGTCCGGATTTATCGCCGGCATTGCCTATGCCATCAGAAACGTTGGCTTGGCGTATTTTTTATCTTTTTTTTCGGCACTACTGGTACTAGGAGCATTAAGACAGGAAAGCCCGAAAAAGATTGCCAAAATTTTTGGATTTTTTCTATTGGGCTTGACCCCTATCGTAATAGCCTTACTCTGGAGGAATATTAGTCTATTTGGCGAAGCACTACCTTACAAAGTCAATCAAGGTTACTTTTCAACGCCGCTGATTTCGTTACGCGTTTTAATTGAAGCCATCCTACTTGACCTGAGTGGCTCGCGGGACATATCGATGTTGTCGTGGGATTTTTTGCGCTTAATTTCAATCGGGCTTCCGCTGGCAACTCTATTCGTTTACTTTTGCTGGAAACACCGGCATAGCTACAATTTAACCGAAAAGTTCTTTATTTTATTCGCGCTGCTATTGCTCACATCTTCGAGCGGAATGCTAGTCATTGCCCACACTTACCACGGCCTGGATCCGGGAGATCTGATCCGCCACGTATATCCTTTTAGCTGGATATTTTTCCCCCTGTTTTTAGTTGCGTTTCGGGTCAAAAATCAAGGCCCATATTACAAAGCCGTCGGTGTCGCTATTGGCACCATCATTATTGCCGGCCACTTGTATTTTATTAAATCCGACATCGAAAAAACCGAAGACATTCTGAGCAGCCTCAACCAGTCTACAGACATTGTTGCCGCGGCGCAGCCAGTTACCGGAAAATATAAAATACTATCGAACGAAATTATCTTTAAAATTAGCCGCGATCCAATTATCCAGAACACCGTATCCGCTCTTCCGGGAGATGCCTTATTAATATCGAATGTCGGCGGTGCTTTACGCCGAGTGACCGGCCGCCCGGTCAGAACCCTGGACTTTAACGCCAGAAATTTGGATAAGAGCTTAATGGATGTAATAGAAATGTCTAACTCGGTTACAACGGTTAGACCATTTTATTTTATAGCGCTACCTAGCAACGATATCGCCAGAGCGCCTGTTAGTATCGATTGGCAGCAGAAAATGGCGGAAATACTTGTTCCGCACGGTTTTTCAATTGCGGAGCAGCACGCCAATATCATCGTATTTTCCAAACCCAAGCAGCCTAACTCCCTTGCAAATGGCCAGGAGACTTTATGAACTTCCCAATCAAAGCGGTGCTTTTTGCAATCCCAATTGCAATGGGCCCGATACCAACCCTAGCCGCCGAACTTAATCGAGCCCAAGTCGAACAACTGCTCGCAAAAGCCGACAAGCAGCACCCAGCCGACCTGCGACGAAAGGATCTGACCGATCTGGACTTATCCAACCTGGATTTTCGCAACGCCGACTTGTGGGGAGCGGATCTTAGGCGCTCGAATTTGAACAAATGTAACCTGCAAGGCCTGACGCTGGACCTGACGGTGATGACCCGCATCCAGCTAAGCGGCGCCAATCTGGCCAATACCAGCATTTTCGGGGTCAGTCTGATGCACGCCGACCTCAGCAAGGCCGACATGAGCGGCAGCCGGGTGGTGGCGATCATGGACGGCGCCAACCTGAGCAATGCCAATCTCAGCAACGTACAGTGGGCTGCCGACATGAAAAACCAATCGATGGGTCTGATGCGCGCCAGTTTGAAGGGTGCCAACCTAAGCGGAGCCAATTTACGCAACGCTCAACTCGGCCGAGCCATGCTGAAACACGCCAAATTGGTGAAAGCCAATTTGCAAAATGCCGACCTGTATTCCGCCGAAATGGACGGTGCCGATATGAGCGGAGCCGACCTCAGCAACGCCAACTTCTCGGAAGCGAAATTGCACGATGCAATTTTTACCGGCGCGAATTTGCAAGGCACCCGCTTCGACGGCGCCAAGAATCTGCCCGACTCCGTCACATCCGCCCAAACTAAATAACCGAGACCGCTCATGCAAATTCCCAAGCAACTGCTGCAACGCAAATCGGTCGACGCATTGACCGATGTCGAGCACGGCCTGAAACAAACCCTGACCGCCAAAGACTTGACCATCCTCGGCATCGGCGCCGTCATCGGAGCCGGGATCTTCGTGCTGACCGGCATTGCCGCCGCCAAATATGCCGGCCCGGCCATCGTCGTCTCGTTTATTTTGGCCGGTATCGCCTGCGGTCTGGCAGCGATGTGTTACAGCGAATTGGCGGCGATGATCCCGGTGTCCGGCAGCGCGTACAGCTACGCCTACGCCACGATGGGCGAACTGATGGCCTGGATTATCGGCTGGGACTTGATCTTGGAATACGCGCTGGCCAGCAGCACCGTAGCGATCGGCTGGGCCGGCTACTTGACCAGCTTCTTCGACGCGTTAGGCGTGCATCTACCCACCTATCTCACCACGGCTTATCTGGCCAATCCCGAAGCCGGCTTCGTTAACCTGCCCGCCGCCGCAATCATCCTGCTGCTGACCGGGTTATTGGTGCTCGGCATCCGCCAATCCGCAATCTTCAATTTCGTCATGGTATTGATCAAATCGGCGGTGATCGTGATCTTCATCGTCGCCGGCGCCGGCCACGTCGATACCGCGAATTGGTCGAATTTCACACCGTTCGGCTTCGGCGGCGTGTTGACCGGAGCCGGCGTGATTTTTTTCGCTTACATTGGTTTCGATGCGGTATCCACCGCCGCCCAGGAAGCCATCAACCCGCAACGCGACGTACCGATCGGCATCATCGGCTCGCTGGCGGTCTGCACCTTGTTGTACATTCTGGTCGCCGGCGTATTGACCGGCATCATTTCCTATACCGAACTCAATGTCCCGGCACCGATCGCACTGGCGGTCGACCACGTCGGCATGGGCTGGCTGTCGCCGATCATCAAAATCGCCGCCATCGCCGGCCTGACCTCGGTGATGCTGGTATTGTTGATGGGCCAAAGCCGGATTTTCTTTTCGATGGCCAAAGACCAACTGCTGCCGCCGTTGTTCGCCCAAGTCCACCCGAAGTTTCAAACCCCGCATTTATCAACCATCCTGGTCGGCGTCGCCGTATCCTTGCTGGCCGGCTTCATGCCGATCGAGAAACTTGGCGAACTGGTCAGCATCGGCACCTTGTTCGCCTTCGTCCTGGTCTGCGGCGGTGTCTGGATCTTGCGTAACAGCCACCCGGAAATGGAACGCCATTTCAAATGCCCGGCCGTGCCTTATGTACCGATTGGCGGGATTTTAGTGTGTTTGAGCTTGATGGTGGGTTTGCCGATTGATACTTGGATTCGGTTGTTCGTTTGGCTTCTGCTAGGGTTTTTGATTTATTTTGGATATGGGGTGAAGCATAGTCAGCTGCGGTCTTCTTGATGTCTGGATGGCGTATGCCTGCCGGGATACGGGCATCCAGAGCCATGGATGGCAGACTTGAATCTCCAAATTAATGTGTCGCTAGCGCGACGGCTTGATCTAATGTCGGTTCGCGGACCGACAACCGCGATACTTTCTTTTGCGTGGCCAAAAGAAAGTATCCAAAGAAAAGGCCACCCGGATGCCGCTTATTCCCTGTGCTCCTCGCTTTTGAACGGGGTTGCCGAAAGGGGCTTCCTGCCCCTTCGGCAACGTGCGACATACGGGAAAAAACCAGCCCGAAATTTGAAGATATAAAGCTTTAATAGACGTAACCACATGATGGAGAACACTTTGGATCAACGAGAAAAATACGAAAACGGACTTTTTACAGTTCGCTTTATCGGGGATGAACTCAAATTACATGGTGTCAATATCTACGACCTTTCGCATTCTCTGCTAGCTATTCAGAGAATAGTTCACAAGGCTCATTTATCTATCGAAGGTAATTTGGTTAAAGGAGCATTTCCAAACAAAGAAGCACGACAGCGCCTTGCTTTACAAATTGGTGAACGTAGGCGCACTTCAGATGCTTTCGCTTTGGTCCCAATATTGGCTGATCCTACCGTTCAGGAATACCTAAAAAAGTTGGCAGACTATGTATTCTCTGGAATTGCTGGTTATTACGTCGGGGATGTTCTTGATCGAGTTAGGAAAGAAAACAATCAAGATAAACAAATTTTTATTGGCTCAATTTACACGGAAGTTGCCAATATTGTGAATCGAATTGATGCCTCGGGCGGAGTAGAAGCCATTTCACTAGGTGCACCAGCATTAAATCACGAAACAATCGCTGCGTTCACCTCCGATAGTAAAACCTACCTGAGCAAATTAAAAAATGAAACATTCCTTGGAAATTATCAGGAGATAAAAGGTCGAGTCTATAAGCTTTACCCAGCGAGTAAGATTGTAGCTATACGGCGGAGTGGAGGCCGTACCGTGAGCATATTTCTTTCAGATTCTGACTTTGATCGCATTAGATACCACAAAGAAAGTAATCCGCTATTTTTGTTCAAAGGCCGGCCACGTTATCAGTTTGGAGTAGAAACCAAAATAGTTTCTGAATTTGAAGCGGACGAGATTGAATACCTAAATAATGACGTAGACTGACGGCTAACCTCGTTCCCACGCGCCGCGTGGGAATGCAAACCAACCGCGCTGCGGTCATCAGCTAAAACCAATCCCGATAGATCGGCAACAATCCTTCTTGCCCCGCATAATTCCGGGCACTCGAATAGCGCCAATGCTCCGGCAAATCGACATAACCACGTTTAACCGGATTCAGGTGGATGTAATCCAATTTCTGCTGCAAAACATCGGGGCTGTCGATCAGCTGCGGGTGACTACCTTCTTCCCACAATTGATAATCCCGATCAGTTTTATGCGCCTTGCGAAACCAGCTCAATTGCTTCAATAAGCGCTCGGCATTCATAGCTTGCAAATAATCGATCAACTGCCGCGCGGTATAAGACTTGAAGTGGGCTATTTGATTGGGTAAATCGTCAGCTTGTACCAGCAAGTGCAGATGATTTTCCAGAATGACATAGCCGTAGATTCGCCAATTGTGCATTTGTTGGCGGTAGAGCAAAGCGTCCAGCACGATTTGCACAGTAGTCGGACGCGTGAATAATGGTATCCAGTTCAGTACGGTGCAGGTTATGAAATGGGGATGGTCTGACTGGAGAATGCGGTAACGGCTGCGGCCCATGAATTTGACCTCGTTTAATAGCTTGGTCATTTTTACCGCTGGCGCGGATTGTCTGCATTCCCACGCGGCGCGTGGGAACGAGGAAAAGAATCACCAAAGCCTTTCAAGTCCGCGATGGTATTTCCCCGTATGCCGCGCCGAGCACCGAAGCTTTTGAACGGAATAGCCCGAAGGGGTGCGGCATGGATGCCGCACGTTGACGAAGGGGCAGGAGCCCCTTTCGGCAACCCCGTTCAAAAGCTTCGGCGCGCAGGGAATAAGCGGAATCCGGGTGTCTTTTCTTTTGGATACTTTTCTTTGGACAAGCAAAGAAAAGTATCTCGCCCGTCAGTGCGAGAACCAACATTAAATCAAGCCGTCGCGCCAGCGACACACCTCAACTTCGATAGCCCTTCGACAAGCTCAGGGCGAACGGAATCCAAGAAAAAACTAATCAACGCCCAATCGCGTAATACTGCAACCCAAACTGCTTAACCAACCTTGGTTCATACATATTCCGCCCGTCGAATATCACCTTGTCCTTTAACAAATGCCCCAAGTCATCAAAATCCGGGCTGCGAAATTGTTTCCATTCGGTAACGATGACCAGCGCGTCGGCATCGTTTAAGGTTTCATTCTGTTTCGCGCAATAAACCAAACCAGCCTTGTCGCCATAGATCCGCTGCGCTTCTTGCAGTGCTTCCGGATCGTAGGCCCGGACCACGGCGCCGGCATCGATCAATGCCTCCAGCAGTACCCGGCTAGGTGCTTCGCGCATGTCGTCGGTATTGGGTTTGAAGGCCAGGCCCCACAAGGCAAAGGTTTTGCCTTTGACGCCATCCGGGTAATGCGCGCTGATTTTTTCAAACAAGCGGTGTTTCTGCCGGTCGTTGACGTTTTCGACCGCACTCAGTAACTCGGCGTGATAGCCGTTGTCGCGGGCGGTGCGCTCCAGGGCTTTGACGTCTTTCGGAAAGCAGGAACCGCCGTAGCCGCAACCCGGATAGATAAAGCTATAACCGATCCGGCTGTCGGAACCGATGCCGTGGCGCACCTGTTCGATGTCGGCACCCAGCCGCTCGGCTAGATTGGCCAGTTCGTTCATGAAGCTGATCTTGGTCGCCAGCATCGCGTTGGCGGCGTACTTGGTCAGTTCCGCAGAGCGGATGTCCATGGTAATGACCCGCTCGCGGCTGCGGTTGAACGGCGCGTATAGCGCTTTTAGCAGCTCGGCGGTCCGCGGGTTGTCGGTGCCGATGATGATGCGGTCGGGCTTCATGAAGTCGTCCAGTGCCGAGCCTTCCTTCAAAAACTCCGGATTGGACACGACATCGAATTCCAAGCTTTGGCCGCGCTGGGCCAGCGCGTCGGCCACGGTCTGCTTCACTTTATCGGCAGTACCGACCGGCACAGTGGATTTGTCGACGACGATTTTGTAATCGTTCATGTGTTCGGCAATGCTTTTCGCCACCGCCAACACGTATTTCAAATCG comes from the Methylomonas sp. EFPC3 genome and includes:
- a CDS encoding transposase, coding for MGRSRYRILQSDHPHFITCTVLNWIPLFTRPTTVQIVLDALLYRQQMHNWRIYGYVILENHLHLLVQADDLPNQIAHFKSYTARQLIDYLQAMNAERLLKQLSWFRKAHKTDRDYQLWEEGSHPQLIDSPDVLQQKLDYIHLNPVKRGYVDLPEHWRYSSARNYAGQEGLLPIYRDWF
- a CDS encoding pentapeptide repeat-containing protein; the encoded protein is MNFPIKAVLFAIPIAMGPIPTLAAELNRAQVEQLLAKADKQHPADLRRKDLTDLDLSNLDFRNADLWGADLRRSNLNKCNLQGLTLDLTVMTRIQLSGANLANTSIFGVSLMHADLSKADMSGSRVVAIMDGANLSNANLSNVQWAADMKNQSMGLMRASLKGANLSGANLRNAQLGRAMLKHAKLVKANLQNADLYSAEMDGADMSGADLSNANFSEAKLHDAIFTGANLQGTRFDGAKNLPDSVTSAQTK
- a CDS encoding amino acid permease, whose protein sequence is MQIPKQLLQRKSVDALTDVEHGLKQTLTAKDLTILGIGAVIGAGIFVLTGIAAAKYAGPAIVVSFILAGIACGLAAMCYSELAAMIPVSGSAYSYAYATMGELMAWIIGWDLILEYALASSTVAIGWAGYLTSFFDALGVHLPTYLTTAYLANPEAGFVNLPAAAIILLLTGLLVLGIRQSAIFNFVMVLIKSAVIVIFIVAGAGHVDTANWSNFTPFGFGGVLTGAGVIFFAYIGFDAVSTAAQEAINPQRDVPIGIIGSLAVCTLLYILVAGVLTGIISYTELNVPAPIALAVDHVGMGWLSPIIKIAAIAGLTSVMLVLLMGQSRIFFSMAKDQLLPPLFAQVHPKFQTPHLSTILVGVAVSLLAGFMPIEKLGELVSIGTLFAFVLVCGGVWILRNSHPEMERHFKCPAVPYVPIGGILVCLSLMVGLPIDTWIRLFVWLLLGFLIYFGYGVKHSQLRSS
- a CDS encoding UDP-glucose/GDP-mannose dehydrogenase family protein translates to MKITVFGSGYVGLVTGACLAEVGNQVLCMDVDQRKIDQLKQGVIPIYEPGLDEMVKDNVAAGRLSFTTDVKEAVDFGLFQFIAVGTPPDEDGSADLKYVLAVAKSIAEHMNDYKIVVDKSTVPVGTADKVKQTVADALAQRGQSLEFDVVSNPEFLKEGSALDDFMKPDRIIIGTDNPRTAELLKALYAPFNRSRERVITMDIRSAELTKYAANAMLATKISFMNELANLAERLGADIEQVRHGIGSDSRIGYSFIYPGCGYGGSCFPKDVKALERTARDNGYHAELLSAVENVNDRQKHRLFEKISAHYPDGVKGKTFALWGLAFKPNTDDMREAPSRVLLEALIDAGAVVRAYDPEALQEAQRIYGDKAGLVYCAKQNETLNDADALVIVTEWKQFRSPDFDDLGHLLKDKVIFDGRNMYEPRLVKQFGLQYYAIGR
- a CDS encoding glycosyltransferase family 2 protein; amino-acid sequence: MLSIIVPAYNEQEVLDQFYARVTVVLQTAAPDYELIFVNDGSRDGTLQLLERLSESDPRVVVIDLSRNFGKEIAVSAGIDFSRGDAVIIIDADLQDPPELIPELLKQWNSGFDNVYARRISRDGESVIKKTTSYLFYRFIRRMTNIDIPADTGDFRLLSRRAVDSLKQLPERNRFMKGLYAWIGYPSVAVEYRRDPRYAGETKWNYWKLWNFALEGITSFTEVPLKVASYVGVAVAFAAFCYGVYIIINTILYGNPVAGYPSLIVTILFLGGVQLIFIGVLGEYLARAFSESKRRPLYFVNKVIRK